The Diaphorobacter ruginosibacter genome contains a region encoding:
- a CDS encoding bifunctional metallophosphatase/5'-nucleotidase has protein sequence MSLRVSKYERTTRALRMHAVALVLLAGLAGCGGGDGDSDTKGEPLDLTILHINDHHSTLESKSKTLQLHAGGAAPVAVAVDAGGFSRVASAIQELEKSSKNVLKLHAGDALTGTLYFNRAGKDGEADAAMMNTVCFDAFTLGNHEFDKGDAGLKGFIDLLHAGACKTPVISANVKFGASSALNAAKAPGLVSPSRVLERGGQKIGIVGLTIAQKTKGSSSPDPDTTFEDEATAAQREIDALRQQGINKIIVMSHIGYEYDQQVAARLSGVDVVVGGDSHTLLGPATLKSTGVGTPSGAYPTRVTSKDGKPVCIVQAWEYAQVVGELKVSFDANGDVTQCSGTPHVLIGSNFTVGGKAPTAEEAKAIEASVKSAGFLRATAPSAAADQVLKPFKDRIATFNQTLSASVPRELCSRRVPGGEGSPDYGRSSAACNAEGSVSQRGGDIQQLVAQAYLEVANAKYGGADISLQSGGGVRIPLAGSVTAAQVIQVLPFGNMLFRLEITGAEVKSMLEDGLEAVYGKGGSTGPYPYTGGLRFDVNAAQAFGQRVSGVEVRNRTSGLWEPLVAERTYRLFVLSFNATGGDGYKTLAAVPAARRLDIGVLDADVFFSYIDQQARDAGTNLPLLQRLPTELYSTKSFVDVTR, from the coding sequence ATGTCGTTGCGAGTATCGAAATACGAGAGGACTACGCGCGCCCTGCGCATGCATGCAGTGGCGCTGGTGCTGCTGGCCGGGCTGGCGGGCTGTGGGGGAGGCGATGGCGATTCCGACACCAAGGGCGAACCGCTCGACCTGACCATCCTGCACATCAACGATCACCATTCCACGCTGGAGTCCAAGTCGAAGACGCTGCAGCTCCATGCCGGCGGCGCGGCGCCCGTGGCGGTAGCTGTTGACGCGGGGGGCTTTTCCCGCGTGGCCAGCGCGATCCAGGAGCTGGAGAAGTCCTCGAAGAACGTGCTCAAGCTGCATGCGGGCGATGCGCTGACGGGCACGCTGTATTTCAATCGCGCGGGCAAGGACGGAGAGGCCGATGCCGCGATGATGAACACCGTCTGCTTCGATGCGTTCACACTGGGCAACCACGAGTTCGACAAGGGCGATGCAGGCCTCAAGGGCTTCATCGACCTGCTGCATGCGGGCGCATGCAAGACGCCGGTGATCAGTGCCAACGTGAAATTCGGTGCGTCCTCCGCGCTGAATGCAGCCAAGGCACCAGGGTTGGTGTCGCCGTCCCGCGTGCTCGAGCGCGGTGGCCAGAAGATCGGCATCGTGGGCCTCACGATCGCACAGAAGACCAAGGGCTCGTCGAGCCCCGATCCGGACACGACGTTCGAGGATGAAGCCACGGCTGCGCAGCGCGAGATCGATGCGCTGCGCCAGCAGGGCATCAACAAGATCATCGTGATGAGCCACATCGGCTACGAGTACGACCAGCAGGTGGCGGCGCGCCTCAGCGGCGTGGATGTGGTCGTCGGTGGCGATTCGCATACGCTGCTCGGCCCGGCCACGCTCAAGAGCACGGGCGTGGGTACACCCTCGGGCGCCTATCCCACGCGCGTCACCTCCAAGGACGGCAAGCCGGTCTGCATCGTGCAGGCATGGGAATACGCCCAGGTGGTGGGAGAACTGAAGGTATCGTTCGATGCGAATGGCGATGTCACGCAATGCAGCGGCACGCCGCATGTGCTCATCGGCAGCAATTTCACCGTGGGCGGAAAGGCACCCACTGCCGAAGAGGCCAAGGCCATCGAGGCCAGCGTGAAGAGCGCGGGCTTCCTGCGTGCCACGGCGCCCTCGGCTGCCGCCGACCAGGTGCTCAAGCCGTTCAAGGATCGCATCGCCACGTTCAACCAGACCCTGTCGGCCTCGGTGCCCCGGGAACTGTGCTCGCGCCGTGTGCCAGGTGGCGAAGGCTCGCCCGACTATGGCCGCTCCAGTGCCGCGTGCAATGCGGAAGGCAGCGTGAGCCAGCGTGGCGGAGACATCCAGCAACTGGTCGCCCAGGCCTATCTCGAGGTGGCCAACGCGAAGTACGGCGGTGCCGATATTTCCCTGCAGAGCGGCGGAGGCGTGCGCATTCCGCTCGCGGGCAGCGTGACGGCTGCGCAGGTGATCCAGGTGCTGCCGTTCGGCAACATGCTGTTCCGCCTGGAGATCACGGGTGCGGAGGTGAAGTCCATGCTCGAGGATGGCCTCGAGGCGGTCTACGGCAAGGGCGGCTCGACCGGACCATATCCCTACACGGGCGGCCTGCGTTTCGATGTGAATGCTGCGCAGGCCTTCGGCCAGCGCGTGTCGGGTGTCGAAGTGCGCAACCGCACCAGCGGCCTGTGGGAGCCGCTCGTGGCCGAGAGGACCTACCGCCTTTTCGTGCTGAGCTTCAATGCCACCGGCGGCGACGGCTACAAGACACTGGCGGCGGTGCCAGCCGCGCGGCGCCTGGACATCGGCGTGCTCGATGCCGACGTGTTCTTCAGCTACATCGACCAACAGGCTCGCGATGCGGGAACGAACCTCCCGCTGCTCCAACGCCTGCCGACCGAGCTGTACAGCACGAAAAGCTTTGTCGACGTGACGAGGTAG